The genome window GGAATCATTGCCTTCATCTATCAGTTTAGATATTAAATAGACATCTCTCCACATACCATCATGGCGTTTTACCTTGCAGTTGAGCTTTATTATTTTATGCTTGTCTTCTGATAAAAAATGTTGCACACCTGTATAAACCATTCCCATATTTTCCTTGGCCAACACTTTCAATACCAGGCCAAAATTTGCCTTTTTGTAATCCATATCCGGATAGCCTATATATTCGCATGCTTGCGGACAAAAATAATAGATACTCAGCTTTAGTGGATTTACCACTGCCACATAATAGGGTTTATCATGGTTAAATAAGGCATCTAATTTGGCCCTGCCGGTAGCGGTATTCAATTCCTCAGTGGGCACCTTTTCATTAATGGATTCTAGTATTTCCTGAAGTGTTATTTCTAATTTATGATCAAACATTAAAATATTTTAGCCGGAATATCTTTATGAGAAAATGCTGGGGTTTATGGAAATAAACTATCCAATAAGACAAAACATCAAATATAAATGTCATTAATAGTCATTTATGACTATTAATGATACGTTTTTTTATTTAAATAACAAAAAGATAGTCAAAAATGGCTATTGCGAGAAGGAGGGTTTATTGATATGTTTGTCCTGAAACAAATTCAATATTCTTTTTGAATGTTAGATAAT of Chitinophagales bacterium contains these proteins:
- a CDS encoding helix-turn-helix transcriptional regulator, with the protein product MFDHKLEITLQEILESINEKVPTEELNTATGRAKLDALFNHDKPYYVAVVNPLKLSIYYFCPQACEYIGYPDMDYKKANFGLVLKVLAKENMGMVYTGVQHFLSEDKHKIIKLNCKVKRHDGMWRDVYLISKLIDEGNDSKGYITVSIVVDVREYFDHEFKQNTEHENNNFELTEKKLIRINQLSPREKEVLVMYCNEKSVQEISENMHISVHTVRAHKRTIIKKLNTKSPYSLAKYALYIISNPDLMNGGKVDF